Within the Medicago truncatula cultivar Jemalong A17 chromosome 4, MtrunA17r5.0-ANR, whole genome shotgun sequence genome, the region ATTTTTCGTGGCACTCTATTTTTGGGATTCAAGAGTTTGGAGAATGTTTGATCCTTGTAGTTGTTCTCATTATTTTTAGACAATTTATGGCCGTTTTTTAGCCAATTTATTGTCTTAAGGTTAATTTCAATAAGAGTATGTCGGTTGGTGTTAGTGTTGCTGCTTCTTGGTTAGTTGAGGGCGCttctgttttgaattgtaaAACTGGACACTTACATGCCTGtttttccgctctttttattgcgctaaagtttaaaaattataaacggtatttttttatgaaataaacacacacacacattagcgtaaTACTTTATATCCGTCTGTCTgcttttttgttatgctaatgcgtatatttatttttataaaattttaattttaattaaaagtgtaAGTCTAGATGtctaaaaatattatacttATTGGAGTCTTTATCTTCTCATTTGAGAATATTCTAGAGGTTTTAGAGTGAGTTGTTCATGGTTTGAAGAAGGCtttgtaattttgatttgattcattctaattcactttttttcttaatagaCAAGGTCATGGGTGTTTTGAATCTCTGATGCTACAAATCATGTAATTGGGAAAAGACAGACACCTCATAGAAGTTATGGAAGCTAAAGAGTCATCTATGATTGATGCTAACTTGAGATAAGTATATAGGTTTTGCAACTCAAACACCAAGTTTGGGATAATATATGGTCTTTGAGGTAACGGGCAAAAGTTTCGGCAAAATCAAAGGATAATTGGGTTGCACCTTTTGAACTCGTATCATTACACAAAGTatcctcaaaataaaaactgaTAAGTCTCCATCCTCTGTTTTACAAGAAGAGCTGACATTAAAATATGAGAAGTTTTTGAAACCAATATTactatctcttttgtaaagacTCTTTCAAGCTTCTCAATAGATTTTCCTATTACCATCCTTATTGCCCATCATAAATCATTAATTTCGTtatcaatttatcaaaaaatccTTTCCAAATTAGAAAACATCTCATGAGATGAGATATGTAGGAATAGtctaaaccattttttttaagaaattaaaatgatatattgCTATTAATGTCGGACTATCTTCACGGCACAAGTGTACCACAAAAGACATCTGAAATTTACACCAAATGTTcaacaaaaagcaaaacaaattaGCCAATACCCGCatataaaaatggatttttgcaCCACATATGAAAGCTATAATGAAATGACACAAAGCTATAATGAAATGATACAAATTTAGCTTTAAACCATCAAAATGATAGAAGTTTAACATTCTCCAATAGCTGAGTCggagttttttatttgttacaaaataacatgtcatttctttccttccatattGTCCATGAACaagcaaaccaaatcaaatacaATAGAGAGCATGGAGATTTAGCAAAACCGAAGAAGTAATAACCACAATACTTTTTCTTTGAGAGAGTAATAACAACAAAACTATTATCTACAAATTCTAATTCAACtagtaaaatatcaaaattgttaatcGAATGTTGTAATCAAAGTTTAAACTTGAGAACTCTCCATTTATGTATATACTTTCAATAGTTATTTCgtcaattcaaaaaaaaaaatatcattcacttGAAAACTAAGCTTCTCTTTTGAACTTAGTCTTGTAGATAAATAAATGCCCTCTTAAATCTATCCACGTAGGTGgacaaatatgatttatttttgggttCCTACATATAAGAAATATGGAGAATAGATTATGAGTTTTCTTGCTTGTAGGAATTCTCttcccaaaaaataatatatggaTAATTAAACCAGCCGACATGGCTCACACGCCAGCACATCCACATGACCACATCTATTACTTGCCGATCCATAAACCTCCACGTGGTGTCTAATTCAATGATGATtcgaacaaaacaaaaaactagtTATATGCTTTTCATGGCCGACATGCTGCTTTAAGTAATTTAAAGTCCataaaatagcttataaaaagtccataaaatataattttagtatttttgcaCAGTTTAATTGTTTGCATTATTACTGTATTAGTACTAAATTTTagctttttcttttgacaattttaaacttatattttctaaaatatgtattatattactttttatttaattcaatttttttactttatttcatattataaatcatttttattatctttttaatcaacaatttaatttactttaaattatgaaaataaaacatCGTTTTCATTGGGTCAACCAGGACTTATACaatacattgaaaataacataaattgcAACGTAACGAATCAATTAACCAGCTCATCCACTACACAGTCCTATAGTTTTTGAGTCCTCCCGCTAGatatttcaatttcatcatttatttattttgttctttcttgATCAATAGAAAATGTGGaacaaaatgaattttcaaGAAGAAGCAGTTCAGGTTATGAACTCAGATTTCAAAGACCTGAGTGAAGTTGCTAGCAGACTCGCTAATCATGCCATCAAATTCGCTGGTATAGGCTGGGGAGGTTCTTTCTTTGGATTCTTTGCTGCTGTTGCTGCTATGTACGTTACCTTTAACTCTATCCGACACCGACATATATAATTACATCGTGTCCTGAGTCGTGCTTCATAGGCTCTATCTATTAATTTATCATCATTTACCATTTTATTCATGTCTGTAttaattctttcattttttacaaCTATATTTTTGTAAATTGATGTTATATATGTCCAACATCGTAGGTATGTTTAAGGTTGTTGTTTGTGTGTTAAAGTCCATGTCTCTCAGTTAAAATGTTTAggatattttgtttttgcttctAAACCTTTGTTTCATACATTGATCAAATTGTTTTCTCGTCTGTCTGTCTTTCCTTAGAAATTTTCCCTTTATTATTGAGAAATTTGAAGTACTTGGTGTTTTTGTGGATATTTTTTAGTAATCTTTTTGTAGattaagttatattaatttttaaaaaaataaaacaagttaTTTTGGTCGGAAGGTAAATAAAGTATGGGCATAGTAATCTGGAGTTGACATACGTTCAACCTTCATGCGGCACaagtttaataatttaaaatatatattaagttaTATCACATCTCTGGCATGTCTAAAGTATATTTCCTCTTTGATATCATAGAAAAAGTATTTACTCCTATAGACTATAGTATATATTTCCTTTAAAAGAAACAAGTCGACAATAGATCTTAGTATGTGGAGAAGATCCATTTCTTGACAAGATATTAATATTAATGGTAGGGTAGGAGAGCCAGCTTATTCTCATGACGAAGTCGGTTGTTATCATGTTGTTTTTTTAGTGGTTAGTCTTGAATTCTTGTCACTGTCTTTGTCTTTGTCTTTGTCCCAACAAAAAGGTTAATTTATCACTGTAAAAAACCGTGTTGAATTGCCACTGTTTTATGACTTATATCTTCGAATAATACATTTGTCACGATGTTTTTTTCCGGTGTATAAGAGTATCGAACCTAGGCCACTAAAGCTGAAGGGTAGATTTTCAACTAGTAAGATAACTTGTCGCGGTGTTTTTACTGTGACTGATTATGTTAACATGTTGTCTGCAGTTATTTGTTGGTTTTGGATCGCACAAACTGGAAGACAAACATTCTTACATCACTACTCATTCCATACATTTTCTTCAGCTTGCCTTCTTTTGTTTTCTATGTCCTCAGGTGATTTAACTTTCACGCTTTGATGTTATCAAATTTGTACCTTCATTTTTGTCTAATATTATTCTACTTATTTGCATGACTACGCAGAGGAGAGATTGGAAAATGGATTGCTTTAGTTGCTGTTGTTTTAAGGCTTTTTATTCCAAAGCATTTCCCTGGTATGTTACACTTTTACTTAAACTTAACAGTATAATCCGTTTCATAGTCTATTAAAAGTTATATTAGCACCTAAATGCATGTGGAAAACTTTTTTGCACTGAATGTGCATACTAATTAAACTCTAATGTTTGATTGTCACACTATTAATAAAGAAATATTCACTTGCATTGCGCCGCTTAACACCCTTTGTTTCTCACATTCGTGTTAGGCAGTCCTATATGCTAGTATGTACTAAAACTAAGCATATACACAGCAGAGTAAGTAAGTAACACGGTGACCTTGTTGTCACGATCCACTTAGATACTCGGCAGAGTATGCAAGTGACAGAGTGACCTTGTTGTCACGATCCACTAAGATTCATCCGTTGTTGGTTCAGTTCGTCCTTTATAAAAAAACGCACGAGGAAATATTGAATATACATAATTACTCTTTCTGATTGTTTCTGCAGATTGGTTGGAGTTGCCGGGTGCTTTGATACTCTTGATTGTTGTATCTCCTGATCTAGTTGCAAGCACCTTTAGAAACGACCTAGTTGGAATAATCGTGTGCCTTGTCATTGCATGTTATTTGCTACAAGAGCATATTCGTGCATCTGGTGGTTTCAGAAACTCCTTCACTAAAGCAAATGGCGTATCAAATTCCGTTGGCATAATTCTTCTATTAGTCTACCCCGTCTGGGCACTTCTCACCTACTTTTTTTAGGCGCCGGCGTTTGAATTTGATTGTTAAGTGTGAATTAAACCTGGTGTGTTCTGTAATCATTCATTCTTTGGATGTTGATGTCAAATACTCTGTCATTGTTTGATGTATCACCTTTGTTATTTCATTTGCATGTGTAAAAATATGGAATCAAGTCTCATTGAGACACTTTTTGGCTTCATTGAATGTTATGAAATAAGAATGATGAAGGGGATTGACATAGTATCTTCATAGCTTCTTGTGTATTCGCGCGATGTAGATGATTCGCATCGATCCTTGTATTTTCTGCGGAACTTCTAACTTAAGATAATTAGTTTCCATTTCTCTTCCTTGAATTCCTAATAGAATCAAAGCAATATTAACAGGCATAGGCTCAAGAGAGCCGTGAAAATACAATGAAGTTTTTGTTCTGCACTGCAGTACCACAATCTGTCGTATTCTCATGGCTAAAATTATGAATCAGATGACAGAACAAACAATTAGGGCAAAAATAACTTCACAAGAacaaaagaagtaaaaaaaaacagtagTTGCAAGGTCCACAAAATATAtagcttttcaattttttcagaTAATCTTATTTTGTAATCTTTTAGGAATGACTGAAGGAGCATATTATGCAGTTCCTATAATATACTGCATGTTTTGCTTATAGTTTTTTCACTTCACTTGATACAAGTTAAAATGGATTCTGAAAAACTGCCAGAAATCAGtaacaatttatttaattagctaatagcaaaaaaaaagaaaaacatattttggtaaaaattgtGAATCATATCACTAATTCAATTAgtcaaaatagcttataattttttgagggaaccataaaatagcttataaaagtccataaaattaattttaatatattttagtgttttttcACATATTAATTAGTACTAAATTTgtctttgaaattaattttagcCTTTTCTTCTGACAATTTTAAACTCTTTTTTAAGAAGACAGTTTTAAacttatattttctaaaatatatgcTTAGTTACTTTTTACTCAATTCAATTTTAATCAgcattgatttgttttttaaaatgaatcaaaattaattttatagcatttaaatcaatttttttgttacataagtAAGATCAATTTTTGCTACGGATACTCAATCTGATTTAAGAaaatgcttaatattattaattttcttataggatttaatatattataaataatttttattatctttttaatcaataatttaatttaaatattaaaataaaagatagtTTTCCATGGGTCAACCAGGACTTATACAAtaatacattgaaaattataacataaattgCAACGGAAGCAATCAATATACCAGCTCATACACTGCACAGTCCTAGATATTTCAtcgttgtttattttgtttttcttgatcAGTAGAAAATGTGGAACAGAATGAATTTTCAAGAAGAAGCAGTTCAGATTATGAACTCAGATTTCAAAGACCTGAGTGAAGCTGCTAGTAAACTCGCTAATCATGCCATCAAATTAGCTGGTGTAGGCGGCTTTGGAGCTTCTTTCTTCGGATTCTTTGCTGCTGTTGCTGCTATGTACGTTCCTTTAACTCTATCCGataccgacacatataattacattgaattatacGTACTtctgtctgtgcttcatagactCTATCTATTAATTTATCATcatttgcaattttaattttattcaagtGTGTATGAATTCTTTCATTTTTCGAAACTATGTATATGAGTTTATTTTGTCAATTGATGTTATATATGGATTGTGTTATTTGCTTGTCCAACATCTTAGGTATGTTTAAGGTTGTTGTTTGTGTGTTCAAGTTCATGTCTCACTCAGttaaaatgtttaagatatttgtttTTGCTTCTAAACTTTTATTTCAGACTTTGATCAAATTGTTTTCTCTTCTGTCTGTCTTACCttagaaattttcattttattattgagAAATTTGAAGTACTTGgtgtttttttggattttttttcaataatctTTTTGTAGATTAAGtcagattaaatttgaaaaggaaCAAATTATTGTTAGTCTGGTGAggagataaataaaatatggtgTTGGTAATTTGAAGTTCGTCCGAATATgtataaaatacaaaaacaagTTCCACCTTCACATCATTGATATCATAGAAAAAGTATATACTCCtatagtatatatttttctttaaaagaaacAAATGGACAATAGATCTTAGTATGTGGAGAAGATCCATTTCTTGACAGCAAGATATTAATATTAATGGTAGGGTAGGAGAGCCAGCTTATTCTCATGACAAAGTTGGTAGTTAtcatgttgtttttttattagttagtCTTGAATTGTTGTCATCACCATCTTTGTCCCAAAAAGAAGAAGTTATCACTGTAAAAAAAGTAATGTACTGAATTGACAACGGCAGTAAGAGTACTGTCTTTTTCCGGTGTGCAAGAGTAACGAACCTATGCCCCTAGCGTTGAAAGGTAGATTTTCAATCAAGTGATTCTAGGATAACTGACTTGtcttttattttgtgttgttgtatgagaatgaatgaaataaattaaaaatagtgtcatttttgtatttaaaagaaaaatataataaaatgatattgtaATTTTACTAACCAGTGTCAAAGTTTCATCATGTTTTGTTGTGtaagaaactaaaaatgaatgaaaactaTAGTCCTTCTATGACTTCACTGATTATGTTAATATGTTCTCTGCAGATATTTGTTGGTTTTGGATCGCACAAACTGGAAGACAAACATTCTTACATCACTACTCATTCCATACATTTTCTTCAGCTTGCCTTCTTTTGTTTTCGCTGTATTCAGGTGATTTATCTTTCACGCTTTGATGTTATCAAATTTGTACCTTCATTTTTGTCTAATATTATTCTACTTATTTGCATGACTACGCAGAGGAGAGATTGGAAAATGGATTGCTTTAGTTGCTGTTGTTTTAAGGCTTTTTATTCCAAAGCATTTCCCGGGTATGTTACACTTTTACTTGAACTTAACTGTATAGTCCTTCTCAGAATAATTTGCACTTACATTGCCCTTGCGCCATATAACACCCGTTGGTTATGTACTAAAACCAAGTACAAGGAAATATTATCAGACGAGTGACATAGTATTGTAAGTGGTAGAGTGACCTTGCTGCCACGATCCACTAGATTCATCCACTGTTGATTCAATtcattcttcataaaaaaaaaaaatgtgtgcgAGGAAATATTCTATACACTTAACAACCCTTCATGATTGTTTCTGCAGATTGGTTGGAGTTGCCGGGTGCTTTGATACTTTTGATTGTTGTATCTCCTGATCTAGTTGCAAGCACCTTTAGAAACGACCTTGTTGGAGTAATTGTGTGCCTTGTCATTGCATGTTATTTGCTACAAGAGCATATTCGTGCATCTGGTGGTTTCAGAAACTCCTTCACTAGAGCAAATGGCGTATCAAATTCCATTGGCATAATTCTTCTGTTAGTCTACCCCATCTGGGCACTCCTCACCATACTTTTTTAGGTGCCGGTGATTGAATTTGATTGTTAAGTGTGAATGAAATCTGTTGTGTTCTGTAATCATTCATTTGTTAGATGTTGATGTCAAATACTCGGTCATTGTTTGATGTATCACATTTGTTATTTAGTTTGCATGTGTAAAAATATGGAATCAAGTCTTATTGAGACACTTTTTGGCTTCATTAAATGTTATGAAAGTAAGAATGATGAAGAGGATTGACCTAGTATCTTCATAGCTTCTTGTGTGTTCGCGCAATATAGATGATTCGTGTTGATCCTTGTATTTTCTGCTGTTGCGCATTATTCAACATTTTGTTTCTAGTAAATGTACTACAATCTagatcaatttaaaattttaatttctacCGAACTTCTAACTTAAGACAATTAGTTTCCATTTCTCTTCCTTGTATTCCtaataaaatcaaagaatttttATCAAGCGTAGGCTCAAGCAATTAAGTTTTGGTTCTGTAGTACCACACTCTGTCATATATATTCTCATGGCAAAAATAACTTCACAAGAacaaaagaagtaaaaaaaaacagtagTTGCAAGGTCCACAAATATAtagcttttcaattttttcagaTAATCTTATTTTGTAATCTTTTAGGAATGACTGAATGAGCATTTTATGCAGTTCCTATAATACACTGCATGTTTTGCTTATAGCTTTTTCACTTCACTTGATACAAATTAAAATGGATTCTGAAAAACTGCCAGAAATCagtataatttatagaattccTGCATGCCACCTGACTCACACCATTGCTCCCTTTGCTTCCTTGTATAGTTGATCAATACAATCCTGAAATTGTTGGCAAcgaaaaacattttattaatttgtgtACATGAGTAACAATTTATATAATTAGCTAGTAgcaaaaaatgaagataaatttGAACTATGATGAAATAGAAAGTTAGTAGCTATACAATATTGACCAGAGAATAAGGGACAAACCTTATAGTGCTTTAGCAACTGTGGTCTCTTCAATTTGAATGTTGGAGTTATTAGATCTCTCTCCACATCAAAGGGAACTGGTTCCAGATGAACTGCTTTTACCAGCTCAAAACCTCTAAGCTGAGAAAATCAATCATGTCAAATGTAATCACTAAGATAAAAAGGTAGCATAACATCAGAAATTAAGCACATGGTGGACATTGTATTTACATACTTGATGTTTCTGACCAGTGATGTTGAGCTCatccaaaatatattttcttgcCTTTGGATTTCCACATAAAGATTTAAAATCATCAGACAATTCATGCTTCGCTGCCCAATCCTCAAGGGCCTGTCTTTCAGGGATCACAACTGCCACCAAGAAAGATTCAAAACTATTTCCATACACCCAAATCTGCGCgcaaaataaaaacttcataCATTAATGGAATTGCGTGAATTTGACCATTCTTAAATCTTACTTAAACTTTTCTCATAAAAAACTTGAAATCaaacaatatattatatgattaataaAGCAGAAACATACCGAAGCTATAAGAGGGCACTGCAAGTACTTGTTTTCGATATTCTCAACAGCAACATATTCTCCTTGAGACAATTTGAAGATGTTCTTTTTTCTGTCGATAATTTTCATGGCTCCATTTGGCAGCCATTCTCCAATGTCACCTGTAATGATTTTTCAAAGCCTTCTAAAACACACAATATTTATAGGCAAACTACAAACTTTAACAATCTATGATTCTAATGCGGCGTTTATTAGAGGGAAAACAAAAAGGCGGAAAGTTATAAGGTCATGACAGACCCACCGTTAATTCAAACATCTACTAAGACAGCATGAGGACTTACCTGTATGAAACCAACCATCAACCATAACCTCTTCAGTAAGATCTTGACGCTTGTGGTAACCGGAGAACAAGGTGTTCCCTCTCAGGCAAATTTCTCCACGCGGTTGACTGGAGAGTGCATCATATCCCATCTCTGGCACGGATTCAAGCCTTGCTTCAATGGCTGTCATGGGAACTCCAACCGTTCCCATCATAGAAAACACATTAGATATTGCACTGAAACACCCCGAACAACTTTCAGTGAGACCTGTAGCACCAAAATGATAATAATGGATTACCATGTAAGCACTTCAATGGAATACACTCCTCGAGAATAAAAAAGTGAAATCAAATCATCACGCTACAACAGTTGTTCTGTGTTGAGTGTTTTCATCACATTGATATAAAACAATCCACCTCTATTTTTAACCAAAGATTCAAATACTATAGTATACCATATCCTTGTGCCAATGGAGATCCAAAAGTGACCCTCAGAAACTCTTCTACGTGCCTAGACAAAGGAGCAGCCCCTGATAACAACATTCGAACTCGTCCACCCAATGTTTGTTTTATCTATCAGTAAAGTCAGCATTTcaagtttcaaacaaaatttatgaactAAAAGTCGAAATCACAGTTATAAAGTGGAGTACCTTGTCAAACACAAGCCTATCAAAGAAAGGCGCTGCTTTGTCTTGTGGAAGACCATTATTTAGATATCCCAACTTGCTGTCGAAGCATTCTAGATTAGTTAAACAATTCGATAGAAATTATAAAGGTAAGTGTCACAGAAGAGAGTTCAATGGCAAAACATACTAGTTATATGCATACTGAAACAACGCCTTTTTTATTGATCCTTCtgatgaaattttgttattgataCCTTCAAGTGCAAGTTAAGCTTATAGTCAATTTTCATATGACAATGTAGTCACACAATCAGATTTAGGATAAATTCAATGCTTAGGACATTATTAAATAAGGTATATACAACAAGATTATAGCAGTAGGCATCAGCACAAGAAGCATTATAGCCTTACCAGCGTAAACACGATCGTAAACTCGAGGAACGCCACAAAAAATAGTTGGTTTCAGTGCTTGAATATCTTCCATTAAGAATCTAATATCCTGGAAGAATCAACACAAAAATTCCATGAAGAAAATACTTTTAGAGATTGAGCCAGGAATTACTATTAAGAATGAATCTGAATCGAAAGCTTACGCCTTGCCAAAACCCAATTGAGGCGCCCTTGAAGATCGAATAGGTCACCATTATCTGGTCATATACATGAGCAAGAGGAAGAAAAGAGAAGTACACGTCGTCTTCGGTTGCCTACAAGTAGTACATAACATGTATTGGTGTCAACATTGAGAATGACATGTTAGATGTATAGAGAAACTTCTATAAtagaaattgaaacataaaGATTATCGTCGCTTGGCGTGATTCACACACTTAtagataaagaaaaacaaatgaaataattaatgaagGACTTGTAAAAGTATTATTAGATGAAACAAGTGAATCATAGAGGAAATGAAATATCTTACCCCTTTGTCTGTTAGAGAAAGCATTTGGTCAACGGACAACACTTCAGACATGAAAGCTTCGTTCTTAATAACGACACCTTTTGGTTCACCAGTAGTTCCACTTGTGTACATGATTGTGCAGATGTTAGTCTTATTTTTCAATGGTAGATCCAAATCCAGACTTCCCTGGAGAAATTCAGatacaagaaaaaattaaatcaaaatagaaaaatcgCCTATTTGATCACAATGGTCCGTCTTGTCAATTAT harbors:
- the LOC25492683 gene encoding long chain acyl-CoA synthetase 2, which encodes MVDVYTVKVEEARPASHEKPSAGPVYRCIYAKDGLLELPSHFQSPWDFFRDSAARCPSKPMLGRRQKTDSKAGTYEWVTYEEAYDAAVRIGSAMRSRGVNPGDRCGIYGSNCPEWIIAMEACNSYAVTYAPLYDTLGPNAVEFIINHAEVSIAFVQQSKIPSILSCLERCTNLKTIVSFGNVSTTQKKEVEELGASCFSWEEFLQLGSLDLDLPLKNKTNICTIMYTSGTTGEPKGVVIKNEAFMSEVLSVDQMLSLTDKGATEDDVYFSFLPLAHVYDQIMVTYSIFKGASIGFWQGDIRFLMEDIQALKPTIFCGVPRVYDRVYAGINNKISSEGSIKKALFQYAYNYKLGYLNNGLPQDKAAPFFDRLVFDKIKQTLGGRVRMLLSGAAPLSRHVEEFLRVTFGSPLAQGYGLTESCSGCFSAISNVFSMMGTVGVPMTAIEARLESVPEMGYDALSSQPRGEICLRGNTLFSGYHKRQDLTEEVMVDGWFHTGDIGEWLPNGAMKIIDRKKNIFKLSQGEYVAVENIENKYLQCPLIASIWVYGNSFESFLVAVVIPERQALEDWAAKHELSDDFKSLCGNPKARKYILDELNITGQKHQLRGFELVKAVHLEPVPFDVERDLITPTFKLKRPQLLKHYKDCIDQLYKEAKGAMV
- the LOC11414899 gene encoding cold-regulated 413 plasma membrane protein 1 isoform X3 yields the protein MWNKMNFQEEAVQVMNSDFKDLSEVASRLANHAIKFAGIGWGGSFFGFFAAVAAIYLLVLDRTNWKTNILTSLLIPYIFFSLPSFVFAVFRGEIGKWIALVAVVLRLFIPKHFPDWLELPGALILLIVVSPDLVASTFRNDLVGVIVCLVIACYLLQEHIRASGGFRNSFTRANGVSNSIGIILLLVYPIWALLTILF
- the LOC11414899 gene encoding cold-regulated 413 plasma membrane protein 1 isoform X1, with amino-acid sequence MWNRMNFQEEAVQIMNSDFKDLSEAASKLANHAIKLAGVGGFGASFFGFFAAVAAIYLLVLDRTNWKTNILTSLLIPYIFFSLPSFVFAVFRGEIGKWIALVAVVLRLFIPKHFPDWLELPGALILLIVVSPDLVASTFRNDLVGVIVCLVIACYLLQEHIRASGGFRNSFTRANGVSNSIGIILLLVYPIWALLTILF
- the LOC11414899 gene encoding cold-regulated 413 plasma membrane protein 1 isoform X2 → MWNKMNFQEEAVQVMNSDFKDLSEVASRLANHAIKFAGIGWGGSFFGFFAAVAAIYLLVLDRTNWKTNILTSLLIPYIFFSLPSFVFYVLRGEIGKWIALVAVVLRLFIPKHFPDWLELPGALILLIVVSPDLVASTFRNDLVGIIVCLVIACYLLQEHIRASGGFRNSFTKANGVSNSVGIILLLVYPVWALLTYFF